Proteins from a genomic interval of Rosa chinensis cultivar Old Blush chromosome 2, RchiOBHm-V2, whole genome shotgun sequence:
- the LOC112183502 gene encoding uncharacterized protein LOC112183502 isoform X3 yields MTSMKEPPLSRGKKPTTTNHTQQPKKLKLVCSFNGAFHPRPPSGKLRYIGGETRIISVDRNVGFSKLRSKIAGLSPNIASFIIKYQLPELGSSSGAAPLVRVDSDDDVRRMVEAFEKLDCYGKSARLWLFVCSNSNGYSNGVGPGHGVGSETRTRVEGEKAAVKKHGDESLRKMVLKQQLLAKQSGLVRGFGFSESDMEVGGLGETRKREVYEPLLIDLDPDRDEPKMGELNSAQFSVARSNPLNLRDVNLRVDQALGRSGSQVLCNGVGPADQSVSAVQGLEPVNYSGVKPGCNDCDVKKDVGKNGIANVNRENIMPWGASCNLVKDGLSCHSCGDSPLETVNPLYAGDRVCGGLNSSIRNHRFGANDTGHQRYNPFCVRNHKSNTAEMGNHLTVRLDGRLSTRKCFLGLRPHMSIAKQGQSVRVYHPNSWRHYAGFSEDALAERVRMMNSSSIKDRSLSGVQHTNQKRIKEYGPGRLQHMNVNPKEYCVGYYGAFTRVGDQSLLNCDVTDNLFPSVRTMDTQENLVTVSSFGKYESVHGVSSKCEPIHRDLDKETCLKDIVNCRNTSGTIDNKLPNEETVINSSGNSKNGSNDMQDSYNGVTCSVNISLRNLSLSKEVEGPQLSSHASCVVTSDTLLKPQDLRDEGQFILGPQVKESNRVASNPSSQNSAKIEKCSVHVEEVRQDPSSSLSFTEEANHGESLNYSKVIGGTSNDLAALYTHLATRELQTIKNSDLEFIKELGSGTYGTVYHGKWKGSNVAIKKIKPSCFTDGVLEDRLLADFWKEAHILGQLHHPNVVAFYGVVTDGPVTNLATVTEYMVNGSLKQVLRRKDRQNLYRTIDRRKRLILAMDAAFGMEYLHEKSIVHFDLKSHNFLVNMRDPQRPVCKIGDLGLSKIKQRTLVSGGVRGTVPWMAPELLNSNSKNNLVTEKVDVYSFGIVMWELLTGEEPYANLRSEEIIVGIIKGSLRPEIPSWCDPTWKSLMERCWSSDPESRPPFSEISKELRAMSAAMNIK; encoded by the exons atgaCCTCCATGAAAGAACCACCTCTCTCTCGTGGCAAAAAGCCCACTACTACCAACCACACCCAGCAGCCCAAGAAGCTCAAGCTCGTCTGCAGCTTCAACGGCGCATTCCACCCCCGGCCGCCATCCGGGAAGCTCCGCTACATCGGCGGCGAGACCCGGATCATCTCCGTTGACCGGAACGTCGGGTTCTCCAAGCTCCGGTCGAAGATTGCCGGTCTCTCCCCCAACATTGCCTCCTTCATCATCAAGTACCAGCTCCCCGAATTAGGATCGAGCTCTGGCGCCGCCCCGCTTGTCCGCGTCGACTCCGACGACGACGTCCGACGCATGGTGGAAGCGTTCGAGAAGCTCGATTGCTACGGTAAGTCCGCCAGACTCTGGCTCTTTGTTTGTAGCAATAGCAATGGATATAGTAACGGAGTCGGACCGGGTCATGGGGTTGGGTCAGAGACCCGGACCCGGGTGGAGGGTGAGAAGGCGGCGGTTAAGAAACACGGCGATGAATCACTGAGGAAGATGGTGTTGAAGCAGCAATTGCTGGCCAAGCAATCGGGTTTGGTTCGTGGGTTTGGTTTTAGTGAGAGTGATATGGAGGTTGGTGGCTTGGGTGAGACTAGGAAACGTGAGGTGTATGAACCTCTGCTTATAGATTTAGACCCTGATCGTGATGAACCGAAAATGGGGGAGTTGAATTCTGCTCAGTTTTCAGTGGCTAGGTCTAATCCATTGAACCTTAGAGATGTGAATTTGAGGGTTGATCAAGCTTTGGGGAGGTCTGGTAGTCAGGTTTTGTGTAATGGGGTTGGACCGGCTGATCAGTCAGTCTCGGCAGTGCAGGGTTTGGAACCGGTGAATTACTCTGGTGTGAAGCCGGGGTGTAATGATTGTGATGTTAAGAAGGATGTGGGGAAGAATGGAATTGCTAACGTGAACAGAGAGAACATTATGCCTTGGGGAGCCAGTTGTAATTTAGTGAAGGATGGTTTGAGTTGTCATTCTTGTGGGGATTCTCCGCTGGAAACTGTGAATCCGTTGTATGCCGGTGATAGGGTGTGTGGTGGCTTAAATAGCAGCATTAGGAACCATAGGTTTGGTGCGAATGATACTGGACATCAGCGGTATAATCCATTTTGTGTTAGGAACCATAAGAGCAACACAGCTGAGATGGGGAACCATCTAACTGTTAGATTGGATGGGAGGCTTTCGACAAGGAAATGCTTCCTTGGACTTAGGCCACATATGAGCATTGCAAAGCAGGGGCAGTCTGTGAGAGTGTATCATCCCAATTCATGGAGGCATTATGCTGGTTTTTCGGAGGATGCATTGGCAGAAAGGGTGAGGATGATGAATTCTAGCTCAATCAAAGACAGGTCCTTGAGTGGTGTCCAACATACTAATCAGAAGCGAATTAAAGAGTATGGCCCTGGACGTTTACAGCACATGAATGTGAATCCCAAGGAATATTGCGTAGGTTATTATGGTGCGTTTACTAGAGTGGGTGATCAATCACTCTTGAACTGTGATGTTACTGACAATTTGTTTCCATCTGTGAGGACTATGGACACTCAGGAAAATCTCGTAACTGTTTCTAGTTTTGGAAAGTACGAAAGTGTTCATGGAGTGAGCAGCAAATGCGAGCCTATTCATCGTGATCTTGACAAGGAGACATGCCTGAAAGACATTGTGAACTGTCGTAACACCTCTGGCACTATTGATAATAAGTTGCCTAATGAGGAAACAGTCATCAATTCTTCAGGCAATTCTAAAAATGGCAGTAATGACATGCAAGATTCATATAATGGAGTAACATGTTCAGTGAATATTTCTTTGCGTAACCTTTCACTGTCCAAAGAAGTGGAAGGTCCTCAGCTCTCTTCTCATGCTAGCTGTGTGGTGACTTCTGATACCTTGCTAAAACCTCAAGATCTCAGGGATGAAGGACAATTTATCTTGGGTCCTCAAGTCAAGGAATCAAATAGAGTTGCATCTAATCCTTCATCCCAGAATTCAGCTAAGATAGAGAAATGCAGTGTGCATGTTGAGGAGGTCCGACAGGACCCTTCATCTAGTTTAAGCTTCACCGAGGAG GCCAACCATGGAGAAAGTCTTAATTACTCTAAAGTAATTGGTGGAACCTCCAACGATCTGGCTGCACTTTATACTCATCTAGCCACTCGAGAGCTACAG ACTATCAAAAACTCTGACCTTGAGTTTATAAAAGAGCTTGGTTCGGGCACATATGGAACAGTTTACCATGGGAAATGGAAGGGGTCTAATGTTGCCATAAAAAAGATCAAGCCAAGTTGCTTTACAGATGGCGTATTGGAGGATCGATTG CTTGCTGACTTTTGGAAGGAAGCTCATATCTTAGGTCAACTTCACCATCCAAACGTTGTGGCATTCTATGGTGTAGTGACAGATGGACCAGTGACAAATTTGGCAACGGTGACAGAGTACATGGTGAATGGCTCCTTAAAACAAGTTTTGCGAAGGAAAGATCG CCAAAACCTTTACAGGACTATTGATCGTAGGAAGAGGTTGATATTAGCAATGGATGCAGCCTTTGGTATGGAATATCTTCACGAGAAGAGCATAGTCCATTTTGATTTGAAATCACATAACTTTCTAGTGAATATGAGGGATCCTCAGCGACCAGTGTGCAAG ATTGGTGATCTGGGATTATCAAAAATCAAGCAGAGGACACTCGTCTCTGGTGGCGTACGAGGCACCGTACCATGGATGGCCCCAGAACTTTTGAACAGCAACAGCAAGAACAATTTGGTGACGGAAAAA GTTGATGTATATTCATTTGGAATTGTTATGTGGGAACTGTTGACTGGGGAGGAGCCTTACGCAAACTTGCGCTCAGAGGAAATAATAG TTGGTATAATCAAAGGCAGTCTCCGTCCTGAAATACCAAGCTGGTGTGATCCAACATGGAAATCATTGATGGAGAGATGTTGGTCATCTGATCCAGAATCTAGGCCGCCCTtctcagaaatctcaaaggagTTGCGTGCAATGTCTGCTGCTATGAACATCAAGTGA